CTGAAGCTCGAAGAGAAGTCCGAGAGCGAACGCCAGAAGACGCTCCAGCGCGAGCTCGAGTGGATCAGGATGTCGCCCAAGGGCCGGCACGCAAAATCAAAGGCGCGCATCACTTCCTACGAAGAGCTGCTTCGCCAGCAGACGGAGGCGCGCGGCAAGGAACTGGAGATCTACATACCGCCGGGACCGCGGCTCGGCAAGGTGGTGATCGAGGCCGACAACGTGACCAAGGCCTACGGCGACAACATCCTCGTCGAGGGCATGAGCTTCATGCTCCCGCCGGGCGGCATCGTGGGAGTGATCGGGCCGAACGGCGCGGGCAAGACCACGCTGTTCCGCATGATCACGGGCCAGGACAAACCGGACACCGGCACGATCAGGGTCGGCGAGACCGTGAAGCTCGGGTATGTGGACCAGAGCCGCGACGTGCTCGACCCGAACAAAACCATCTGGGAGGTGATCACCGGCGGTCAGGAGCAGGTCCAGCTCGGCAAGCTTTTGATGAACTCCCGCGCGTATGTGTCGCGCTTCAACTTCGGGGGCACGGACCAGCAGAAGAAGGTCGGCGTGCTCTCGGGCGGGGAGCGGAATCGCGTTCATTTGGCGCGAGTCCTGAAGGAAGAAGCGAACGTGCTGCTGCTCGACGAGCCCACGAATGACATTGACGTGAACACCATGCGGGCGCTCGAAGAGGGGCTCGAGAACTTCGCGGGCTGCGCCGTGGTGATCAGCCACGATCGCTGGTTCCTCGACAGGATCGCGACGCACATGCTTGCCTTTGAGGGCGAGAGCAAGGTGGTATTCTTTGACGGGAACTATTCGGAGTATGAGGAAGACCGGAAAAAACGGCTCGGCGCGGACGCGGACCAGCCCCACCGGATCAAGTACCGGCATTTGACGAGGTGAGACGAGTGCGGAATGCGGAGTGCGGAATAAAAAGCTGTTGGTATCTACTCCGGAAAATCTATTAGCCGCGAATGGCCTAAAAAATGAACCGGCCACTTAGAGAAGCACGCAAGGACCGCAGAGAGAATTAAAACCGAAATACATGGTTTCATGTTTCTTCTTTGAGTTCTTTGCGATCTTTTGCGGCCAATCTGAGTAGTTACGGCTGTTGAAAATATTGTATTGGCTCTTTGAGGGAGGATCTCATGTCTGAATTCAGGAACGTTACCGTAATTAAAAAGGCGAACATCTATTTCGACGGCAAGGTGACCAGCAGGACCGTGATCTTTCCCGACGGCTCGAAGAAGACCCTCGGCGTGATGCTGCCCGGCGTGTACGAGTTTAACACGACCGACAAGGAGATCATGGAGATCATATCCGGCGATCTTGAGGTGCTCCTGCCGGGGGAGAAGGACTGGATGCCGGTCAAGGACGGCGGGTCCTTTGCCGTGGCCGTCAACTCCAAGTTCACGATGAAAGTAAAAAGGCTGAGCGATTACTGCTGTTCGTTCGTCAAGAAATAAATTCAGAAGGCGAAACCGACTAAACGATAAGCTTCAGTCTTTCGCCTGTCATCGCTATCAAGGAGGAACCATGAACAAGATCATTGTCGTCGCGGTTGTGTCGTTCATAATGCTGGTGACCATCGGGTGCCGGCAGCAGGAGCAGAAGCAGAAGCAGCAGCAGCAGCAGGTAACGTATACGCCCGCGGCACCACCAGTGCAGTTTCAGGTCGACCGGCTGGAGCAGGCGGCAAAGATGGCGCCGAAGAACGCGCAGGTCTGGATCGATCTCGGCAATGCCTTGATGGATGCGCAACGCTTCAGCGAGGCAATCGACGCTTACGAAAAGGCGCTCGCTCTTGAGCCGAAGAATGTGCCCGTACTGGTAGACCAGGGGACCTGCTATCGCGGGGTCCGTAAGTTCGACAAGGCGGTTGAGCAGTACCGGAAGGCGCTCAAGATCGAACCCAACTTTCCGAACGGACACCGCAATCTCGGCGTGGTGCTGGCGTATGACCTGAACAAGAAGCCCGAGGCCGTAAAAGAGTTCAATCGGTATCTTGAATTAGCGCCGAATGCACCCGATGCGGCCGAGATAAGGCAGACAGTCCGGGAATTGACTTCAGGAAAATAGGATGGAACAAACAGGTTCTTTTCTTGAATGCGCAGGGGCGACCCTTAAAGCTTTTCTCCCCGCCTCACCCGCCACCATCCGATGCCGTACACACGGTCAAACGTAGCTTTCAACACACTCATGTCCGGCAGATTATCAGGCAGTGGTTTGCCCGGGAGCGGATAGAACTGCGGAGCCCCGGACAGATCGAGGATGAAGTCCTTCCCGATCACCCGGAACCAGCCGATGCCCAAGAATTCCTTTCTCGGGGCGAGCAGGTCTTGTCCGACTGAATAGTAGGTGAACCCTTTTGGGGCGGTGAGCTCGACGAGCGTGGGTCCGATGTCGATATGAGAGCCCGCAGCGCCCCGCGGGAGCGCGATCCCGTTCAGCGCGTCCCTGCCATAGAGGATGAGCGACACTCCCGAACGTTCGAAGAAGTCCGGGTTTGCGTTGATGAACTTGCGGCCGAAATGGTCGCCGGTGAAGGCGAAGAGCGGGCGCTTAAGTTTGCTTTCAGCCTTCTTCACGAATTCGCCGAGGCATTTGTCCGAGTACCACAAATGGCCGAGCATCTTGAGGCTCGTGGTGTTGTCGAACAGGGGAGCGATATCGGTCGGCACCTGTTTCAAGGGAAAGCCCTTGCTCTCCACATCCACGTTATAGGGCGGGTGGTAGCTCGTTGTCATGATGATGTTGAGGCTCGGTCGGCTGTCATCCACCGTGTTCACGACAAAGTCGAGCAGATATTCATCATCCACTCCCCATTCATGGGTTGCCGCGCCCAGGCTCATATGCGGCGCTCCGTAGATCTCCTCCACACCCTGGTCTTTGGCGAAATCCCCGAACCGCTGCCAGCTCAAATACCCTCCATAGAACA
This DNA window, taken from Nitrospirota bacterium, encodes the following:
- a CDS encoding tetratricopeptide repeat protein, which translates into the protein MNKIIVVAVVSFIMLVTIGCRQQEQKQKQQQQQVTYTPAAPPVQFQVDRLEQAAKMAPKNAQVWIDLGNALMDAQRFSEAIDAYEKALALEPKNVPVLVDQGTCYRGVRKFDKAVEQYRKALKIEPNFPNGHRNLGVVLAYDLNKKPEAVKEFNRYLELAPNAPDAAEIRQTVRELTSGK
- a CDS encoding pyrimidine/purine nucleoside phosphorylase, whose protein sequence is MSEFRNVTVIKKANIYFDGKVTSRTVIFPDGSKKTLGVMLPGVYEFNTTDKEIMEIISGDLEVLLPGEKDWMPVKDGGSFAVAVNSKFTMKVKRLSDYCCSFVKK
- the ettA gene encoding energy-dependent translational throttle protein EttA → MAAEPNKIIYSMVGVGKFYDKKPVLKDIYLSYFYGAKIGVLGLNGSGKSSLLRIMAGTDKEYVGEAVLSPGYTVGFLEQEPKLDPAKTVRQVVEEGVQDTVNLLSEYNKINESFADPMSDDEMNKLIERQGKVQEKLDHLNAWELDSRLEMAMDALRCPAGDTVVKVLSGGEKRRVALCRLLLQKPDILLLDEPTNHLDAESVAWLEHHLQKYEGTVIAVTHDRYFLDNVAGWILELDRGQGIPWKGNYSSWLEQKGNRLKLEEKSESERQKTLQRELEWIRMSPKGRHAKSKARITSYEELLRQQTEARGKELEIYIPPGPRLGKVVIEADNVTKAYGDNILVEGMSFMLPPGGIVGVIGPNGAGKTTLFRMITGQDKPDTGTIRVGETVKLGYVDQSRDVLDPNKTIWEVITGGQEQVQLGKLLMNSRAYVSRFNFGGTDQQKKVGVLSGGERNRVHLARVLKEEANVLLLDEPTNDIDVNTMRALEEGLENFAGCAVVISHDRWFLDRIATHMLAFEGESKVVFFDGNYSEYEEDRKKRLGADADQPHRIKYRHLTR